Proteins from a genomic interval of Brucella intermedia LMG 3301:
- a CDS encoding FadR/GntR family transcriptional regulator, translated as MVKMGLNSDHEPQYRARAAKVRRRPEEIADRIKDVIRSDALRPGDRLPQEKELIDQFKAAKGTVREAMKALETQGLIFTRSGPGGGAFVAEPSAQHAMEMLGSYFFFDHPSLAEVYAIRKLLEPEVAAILSGRLTEDEIIRLEDTMRIYDRPPVDLDDQYRQRVAELDFHSLLAQLCPDRLLGFICGLTHNLLRSLPIARAIYADPTPASREEGLIFQHRLLAALVENRSEDARLIAFEHMVSAENYMLSKAETVRKIA; from the coding sequence ATGGTCAAAATGGGCCTGAATTCCGATCACGAACCGCAATATCGCGCGAGGGCGGCAAAGGTCCGTCGGCGACCGGAAGAGATTGCCGACCGTATCAAGGATGTTATCCGTTCCGATGCATTGAGGCCGGGAGATCGACTGCCACAGGAAAAGGAACTGATTGACCAGTTCAAGGCCGCCAAGGGCACTGTGCGCGAAGCGATGAAGGCGCTGGAGACGCAGGGTCTGATTTTTACGCGCAGCGGTCCCGGGGGCGGGGCTTTTGTGGCCGAACCTTCCGCCCAGCACGCAATGGAAATGCTTGGGAGTTATTTTTTCTTCGACCATCCGAGCCTTGCGGAAGTCTACGCTATCCGCAAGCTTCTTGAACCGGAGGTCGCGGCTATCCTGTCGGGAAGGCTGACCGAGGACGAGATCATCCGACTAGAAGACACAATGCGGATTTATGACCGTCCACCAGTTGATCTCGACGACCAGTATCGCCAGCGTGTTGCGGAGCTGGATTTCCATTCCCTGCTGGCGCAACTTTGTCCGGACCGCCTGCTCGGCTTCATCTGCGGATTGACCCATAACCTGCTGCGAAGCCTGCCAATCGCACGCGCAATTTATGCGGACCCCACGCCAGCCTCGCGTGAAGAAGGGCTCATCTTTCAGCATCGATTGCTGGCGGCGCTTGTCGAAAATCGCAGCGAAGATGCGCGACTCATCGCGTTTGAACATATGGTTTCCGCCGAAAACTATATGCTTTCCAAAGCGGAAACGGTCCGAAAGATCGCATAA
- a CDS encoding N-acetylglutaminylglutamine amidotransferase, with translation MCGICGEVRFDGRSPSVSAVSKMADVLSPRGPDASGIVVRGNIGFGHRRLRILDLSEKSQQPMIDADLGLTLVFNGCIYNFRELRTELEQKGYKFFSDGDTEVILKAWHAWGESCVTRFLGMFAFAIHERDTGRVILARDRFGIKPLYIAEVAGALRFASSLPALVKAGGIDTSIDRAALHNYMSFHAVVPPPRTIYNGVRKLPPATIRVYEPNGRFADRVYWQAPYRRLPGDGALSREEWQEQLLAMLRVAVKRRMISDVPVGVLLSGGVDSSLIVGLLAEAGQSGLMSFSVGFEEANGEKGDEFVYSDLIAEHFGTEHHKIFVPSADLMDALPGTIAAMSEPMVSYDNVGFYLLSKEVSKHIKVVQSGQGADEGFGGYHWYPPLVDSNDVVSDYAKGFRDRSHDVLVTQLSPEWMPERDYSQDLLEEHLLQDGADTPVDRALRLDTNVMLVDDPVKRVDNMTMAWGLEARVPFLDHELVELAARIPPEEKLRDGGKGILKDVARKVVPSEVIDRKKGYFPVPQLKYIDGPYLDMLRDALSSQKARERGLFQRDYLERLFAKPSEHITPLRGSELWQVGLLEMWLQTQEA, from the coding sequence ATGTGTGGTATTTGCGGAGAAGTCAGGTTTGACGGTCGTTCCCCGTCAGTTTCGGCAGTCTCGAAAATGGCGGATGTACTCAGTCCTCGCGGGCCCGATGCATCCGGGATTGTGGTCCGGGGCAATATCGGCTTCGGGCATCGAAGATTGAGAATCCTTGATCTTTCCGAAAAATCGCAGCAACCGATGATCGACGCCGACCTCGGTTTGACGCTTGTTTTCAATGGCTGCATCTATAATTTCCGCGAATTGCGCACAGAGCTGGAACAGAAGGGCTACAAGTTCTTCTCCGACGGTGACACAGAAGTCATTCTCAAGGCATGGCATGCATGGGGCGAAAGCTGCGTTACGCGTTTTCTTGGCATGTTTGCTTTCGCCATTCACGAACGCGATACCGGCAGGGTTATCCTGGCGCGTGATCGCTTCGGCATCAAGCCGCTCTATATCGCCGAGGTGGCCGGTGCCTTGCGGTTCGCCTCTTCTTTGCCTGCTCTGGTTAAGGCAGGCGGCATCGACACCTCGATAGACCGCGCGGCCTTGCACAATTACATGAGTTTTCATGCCGTGGTGCCGCCACCACGCACGATCTATAATGGTGTTCGAAAGCTCCCCCCGGCGACAATCCGTGTCTATGAACCGAATGGACGTTTTGCTGACCGCGTCTATTGGCAGGCGCCTTATCGTCGTCTACCCGGCGACGGCGCGTTGAGCCGCGAGGAATGGCAGGAGCAATTGCTCGCCATGCTGCGTGTCGCTGTCAAGCGCCGGATGATTTCCGACGTGCCGGTCGGCGTGCTTTTATCCGGAGGGGTGGATTCAAGCCTGATCGTCGGTCTGCTGGCTGAGGCAGGTCAATCGGGCCTGATGAGTTTTTCAGTTGGTTTTGAGGAAGCAAACGGGGAAAAAGGCGACGAATTTGTCTATTCCGATCTGATCGCCGAGCATTTCGGGACCGAACATCATAAGATCTTTGTGCCTTCTGCAGACCTCATGGACGCCTTGCCGGGAACGATCGCGGCAATGTCCGAACCAATGGTGTCCTATGATAATGTCGGCTTCTACCTTCTTTCCAAGGAAGTTTCGAAGCATATCAAGGTTGTCCAGTCGGGACAGGGCGCGGATGAAGGGTTCGGCGGCTATCACTGGTATCCACCGCTAGTCGATTCCAACGATGTCGTCAGCGACTATGCCAAAGGGTTCCGTGACCGCTCGCACGACGTTCTCGTCACGCAGCTATCGCCGGAATGGATGCCGGAACGTGATTACAGTCAGGACCTTCTGGAAGAACATCTGCTGCAGGATGGAGCGGATACGCCTGTCGACCGTGCGCTGCGGCTCGATACGAATGTGATGCTCGTGGACGATCCGGTCAAGCGCGTGGACAACATGACGATGGCCTGGGGGCTTGAAGCGCGGGTGCCGTTTCTGGATCATGAGCTGGTCGAGCTTGCCGCCCGCATTCCGCCGGAGGAAAAACTGCGTGACGGCGGCAAGGGTATCCTCAAGGATGTGGCGAGGAAGGTCGTTCCAAGCGAAGTGATCGACCGCAAGAAGGGATATTTCCCGGTTCCGCAGCTCAAATACATCGATGGCCCTTATCTCGATATGTTGCGAGATGCCCTCTCTTCACAAAAGGCGAGGGAGCGCGGACTTTTCCAACGCGATTATCTTGAACGCCTGTTTGCAAAACCGTCCGAACACATAACGCCGTTGCGCGGTTCGGAGCTTTGGCAGGTTGGCCTCCTTGAAATGTGGCTGCAAACGCAGGAGGCATGA
- a CDS encoding ATP-binding cassette domain-containing protein, which produces MSGNAISVRDLTKTFGGGRTLLGKERHKVEAVKNVSFDLRSGETLAIVGESGSGKSTLARMLVGLTEPTGGTMTIAGRDARKLRNAGARAFGKVIQYVFQDPVASLNPRKTIGQILETPLRLLCGLDPTQRQERMIQLLDAVHMPKDTLKRFPHEFSGGQAQRIAIARTLAAEAEIVVLDEPVSALDVSVQAQVLLLLDQLKKEFGLSYLFISHDLAVVEAISDRVAVMYFGEIVEEATASALFARPEHAYTRKLVESAPRIRRE; this is translated from the coding sequence ATGAGCGGAAATGCAATCAGCGTTCGCGATCTCACAAAAACCTTCGGTGGCGGGCGAACACTTCTGGGGAAGGAGCGTCACAAAGTCGAGGCGGTTAAAAATGTTTCGTTCGATCTTAGAAGCGGTGAGACCTTGGCGATCGTCGGTGAAAGCGGATCGGGCAAAAGCACGCTCGCCAGAATGCTTGTCGGACTGACAGAGCCGACGGGTGGTACGATGACGATTGCTGGCCGCGATGCGCGTAAACTGCGAAATGCCGGCGCACGGGCATTTGGCAAGGTCATACAATATGTGTTTCAGGATCCTGTCGCGTCGCTCAATCCCCGAAAGACAATCGGGCAGATCCTGGAAACACCCCTCAGGCTTCTGTGCGGCCTCGATCCAACTCAACGGCAGGAACGCATGATCCAATTGTTGGACGCCGTTCATATGCCCAAGGATACGCTGAAACGCTTTCCGCACGAATTCTCCGGGGGCCAGGCCCAGCGTATCGCCATTGCGCGCACGCTGGCGGCTGAAGCGGAAATCGTCGTGCTCGACGAACCGGTTAGCGCGCTGGATGTCTCTGTTCAGGCGCAGGTTCTTCTGCTTTTGGATCAACTGAAGAAAGAGTTTGGTCTCTCCTATCTCTTCATCAGTCACGACCTTGCTGTGGTGGAAGCCATCTCCGACAGGGTTGCGGTTATGTATTTCGGGGAAATCGTTGAAGAAGCAACCGCAAGCGCTCTTTTTGCCAGACCTGAACATGCCTATACACGAAAACTCGTGGAAAGCGCGCCGCGCATCAGGAGAGAGTAG
- a CDS encoding ABC transporter substrate-binding protein: MKCIILQFCAVLILIVPSWHNTHAQNDPVSKPEFQIVGDIAPGTIAPVQAGLARQLLGVNIAYRQIRPGEWTLRLLAGAKEASTADLVILSTPDLAVLIANEGGAQPKNGIVRNAGLAPQAHWRSELFSIGFDPAVSVVRRRALDNELPTTRIELARLLEQNAPRFQRRVGVVNIGIDNVSYTLAAQDSIRSPLFWRIVRAFGASQARIFDTSEELLQALSAGSIDLAYNVSLSDVSKWQYDARDFTVIIPQDYVVALPWTALIPDRSRHANIAEQAITYLLSSNGQAILQQTGLVSETSPSDVASLQPVELGPELLVYLDGLKRSRFLDTWFQLTVHE, translated from the coding sequence ATGAAATGCATTATCCTGCAATTCTGTGCCGTTCTGATATTGATTGTTCCTTCATGGCATAACACGCATGCGCAAAATGACCCGGTCTCAAAACCCGAATTTCAGATTGTCGGCGACATCGCACCCGGAACCATAGCCCCCGTACAGGCTGGTCTTGCCCGTCAATTGCTCGGTGTGAACATTGCTTATCGGCAGATCAGACCGGGTGAATGGACTTTGCGGCTTCTTGCTGGCGCTAAAGAAGCGAGCACCGCCGATCTCGTTATCCTTTCGACGCCCGATCTTGCGGTACTCATCGCCAATGAAGGTGGCGCGCAACCAAAAAATGGAATTGTTCGCAATGCAGGTTTAGCACCACAAGCTCATTGGCGTAGCGAATTGTTCAGCATCGGTTTCGATCCAGCGGTGAGCGTTGTCAGACGTCGCGCGCTCGACAATGAACTGCCAACGACACGCATTGAACTTGCACGATTGTTAGAGCAAAACGCACCGCGTTTTCAACGGCGCGTCGGCGTCGTCAATATCGGCATTGATAATGTCAGCTATACGCTGGCGGCTCAGGATTCGATCCGCTCTCCATTATTCTGGCGTATTGTCCGCGCCTTCGGCGCATCGCAAGCGCGTATTTTCGACACGAGTGAAGAGCTATTACAGGCATTGTCGGCTGGCAGCATCGATCTTGCCTATAACGTGTCGTTGTCAGACGTGAGCAAATGGCAATATGACGCACGGGATTTTACAGTGATCATACCACAGGATTACGTCGTCGCTCTACCCTGGACCGCGCTCATCCCAGACCGAAGTAGACACGCAAACATTGCCGAACAGGCAATCACATATCTTCTGTCTTCTAACGGTCAGGCGATCCTTCAACAAACTGGTCTTGTATCGGAAACGAGCCCTTCGGATGTAGCATCGCTGCAACCTGTCGAGCTTGGGCCGGAGCTTCTGGTTTATCTGGATGGATTAAAACGAAGCCGCTTTCTCGACACTTGGTTTCAACTCACTGTTCATGAGTAA
- a CDS encoding response regulator transcription factor: protein MPIRHANPRQNIFSSLDTCYDTSAAASSSIFSDTSNSNCQNPVVPKTLNRIVEHNMRILLVEDTIDIAFAIASKLEKEGHSVTTAYDGVQGEDLAVNGSFDLIVLDINLPGRDGFAILRSMREQSLSCPVLVITARNQIADKIDLLELGADDYLVKPFDLRELFARIRAVARRHMGVAQPVLRIGELSINLTQRSVMQGDGPLDFGRREFDVLEMLATRFNVTVPKDMLVLKLFGHEDTGTPNAIELLVSRVRKKLEHSTVEIVTQRGVGYLLRLKAPQL from the coding sequence ATGCCGATACGACATGCCAACCCGCGCCAGAACATTTTTTCCTCCCTGGACACTTGCTATGATACAAGTGCCGCAGCCTCATCCAGTATTTTCTCAGATACTAGCAATTCTAACTGTCAGAATCCTGTCGTCCCGAAAACCTTGAATAGAATCGTCGAACACAACATGCGTATCCTTCTTGTAGAAGACACAATCGATATTGCGTTTGCTATTGCTTCAAAGCTTGAAAAGGAAGGCCACTCTGTCACGACTGCCTATGATGGTGTGCAGGGGGAAGATCTGGCTGTGAATGGCTCCTTTGATCTGATCGTACTCGACATCAACCTTCCGGGACGTGACGGTTTTGCCATCCTGCGCAGTATGCGAGAACAATCCTTGTCATGCCCGGTATTGGTGATCACCGCTCGCAATCAGATTGCCGACAAGATCGATCTTCTCGAGCTTGGCGCTGATGATTATCTGGTAAAGCCCTTCGATCTCAGGGAGCTTTTTGCCCGTATCAGAGCCGTCGCAAGACGGCATATGGGCGTGGCACAGCCGGTTTTGCGGATCGGCGAATTATCGATCAACCTAACACAAAGATCAGTGATGCAGGGTGACGGGCCACTGGATTTCGGGCGGCGGGAATTCGACGTTCTGGAAATGCTTGCCACCCGTTTCAATGTCACGGTTCCAAAAGATATGCTGGTTCTGAAACTGTTTGGCCATGAAGATACCGGCACACCCAATGCTATCGAACTGCTGGTTTCACGCGTGCGGAAGAAGCTCGAGCACAGCACAGTTGAGATTGTTACACAACGCGGCGTGGGTTATTTGCTCCGGCTTAAAGCGCCGCAGCTCTGA
- a CDS encoding dipeptide/oligopeptide/nickel ABC transporter permease/ATP-binding protein: MSALPEISVAPAAVRMSSWRLLMSNRLAAFGFFLLVLICFIILLAPVLPLPNPDATSPAMRLKPMFSEGHLLGTDQLGRDILSRVIWGTRVSVAVGFAATLIAAIVGSAIGLVAGYAGGRTDNLMMRGIDMLMAFPYILLALAIVAVLGPGLMNALYAIAVVNIPFFARNVRGVTLGLAHRGFIDAARLSGKSPVSILLSEVLPNVLPVIVITMSTTAGWMILETAGLSFLGLGAQPPQADLGSMLGEGRAQLFNAPHVSIVPGLMILLLVISLNVLGDGVRDVLDPRLRSGALGRPGAITDIAKDRSSPMIKDGQKALSIAGLETGFVNGGHFTPAVRNVSLELERGECLGLIGESGSGKSVTALSVMGLVASPPGLIRNGAICLGDRDVLSMSETELTAARGARVAYVFQDPLTTLHPMYPVGRQVEEAITAHRRVGASERRKQAVALLDKVGIPDASQRAHHYPHQLSGGQRQRVGIAMALANDPDIIIADEPTTALDVTVQAHILELLRNLQRERGMALLFITHDFGVVSEICDRVAVMKDGEIVETGTTSAVLSNPQHSYTKRLIACVPELGQGADFLERVAGLFKRENGKATG, encoded by the coding sequence ATGAGCGCGCTTCCAGAAATTTCTGTCGCGCCTGCGGCGGTCCGCATGTCCTCCTGGCGTCTCCTGATGAGCAATCGTCTGGCGGCTTTCGGTTTTTTTCTGCTGGTTCTGATCTGCTTCATCATTCTGCTGGCCCCGGTTCTCCCGCTTCCCAATCCCGACGCGACTTCTCCTGCAATGCGATTGAAACCCATGTTCAGCGAAGGACATCTTCTTGGAACGGATCAGCTCGGGCGCGATATACTGAGCCGTGTCATATGGGGCACGCGTGTGTCCGTTGCAGTTGGCTTTGCAGCGACGCTGATCGCAGCAATCGTCGGCTCGGCTATCGGTCTTGTGGCCGGCTATGCGGGCGGACGAACCGACAATTTGATGATGCGCGGCATCGATATGCTGATGGCATTTCCTTATATCCTGCTGGCGCTGGCTATCGTGGCAGTGCTCGGGCCGGGCTTGATGAATGCGCTTTACGCGATTGCGGTGGTCAATATTCCGTTCTTCGCGCGTAATGTTCGCGGGGTTACGCTTGGTCTCGCGCATCGTGGGTTTATTGATGCTGCCCGGCTCTCCGGGAAAAGTCCGGTTTCGATCCTGTTAAGCGAAGTGCTGCCCAATGTGCTGCCGGTTATCGTCATTACCATGTCGACCACGGCGGGCTGGATGATCCTCGAAACGGCGGGCCTGAGCTTCCTCGGTCTTGGCGCGCAGCCGCCGCAGGCCGATCTCGGCTCCATGCTCGGCGAAGGCCGCGCGCAACTGTTCAATGCCCCGCATGTCTCCATCGTGCCGGGATTGATGATCTTGCTGTTGGTCATCAGTCTCAACGTATTGGGAGATGGGGTGCGCGATGTTCTCGATCCGCGATTGCGGTCAGGTGCGCTGGGGCGGCCAGGCGCGATAACCGATATTGCCAAGGACCGGTCATCGCCTATGATCAAGGATGGCCAAAAAGCTCTTTCTATTGCCGGTCTCGAAACGGGCTTCGTCAATGGCGGGCATTTCACCCCCGCTGTCCGCAATGTTTCACTCGAACTTGAACGCGGCGAATGTCTCGGCCTGATTGGGGAGAGCGGATCGGGAAAAAGCGTGACCGCCCTGTCAGTAATGGGCCTCGTGGCGTCCCCGCCCGGACTTATCCGCAACGGCGCGATCTGTCTGGGCGACCGGGACGTTCTTTCAATGTCTGAAACCGAGTTGACGGCGGCACGGGGCGCAAGAGTTGCTTATGTGTTTCAGGACCCACTGACGACGTTGCATCCTATGTATCCGGTCGGACGTCAAGTCGAGGAGGCGATTACGGCGCATCGGCGGGTTGGAGCCAGTGAACGGCGGAAACAGGCGGTTGCGCTTCTTGACAAAGTTGGCATTCCGGACGCCTCACAGCGGGCCCATCACTATCCGCACCAGCTGTCAGGCGGTCAACGCCAGCGCGTCGGCATTGCCATGGCTCTGGCCAACGATCCTGACATCATCATTGCAGACGAGCCGACCACAGCGCTCGATGTCACGGTGCAGGCGCACATTCTTGAACTGCTGCGCAATCTCCAGCGCGAGCGCGGCATGGCTCTTCTGTTTATTACCCATGATTTCGGAGTGGTTTCGGAGATTTGTGACCGCGTGGCAGTGATGAAAGACGGCGAGATTGTCGAGACGGGTACAACTTCGGCAGTTCTGTCCAATCCGCAGCACAGCTATACGAAACGCTTGATAGCTTGCGTTCCCGAACTTGGGCAAGGCGCCGACTTTCTGGAGCGTGTGGCGGGTCTCTTCAAGCGCGAAAACGGGAAGGCGACAGGATGA
- a CDS encoding HAMP domain-containing histidine kinase, with amino-acid sequence MVKGAANREYSIQRRILVGSGLTLLAVTVLLFFLGRWYAHRAADEAFDRVLGAAALSIADTITLQDGALSVDLPHSAFSILGTSRLNRIFYRIVAPDGSLLTGSPILGLEIPHGNNSRIRLSDSVYRGEKVRIAAVARYHSDARGGGWVDVLVGETREARRQLTLQLSLNTLLPALGVALLALVLIWLAIRFAFRPLRTVEFDLRQRSSSDLNPVAGPIPKEVSALVTALNDFMGRLNDVLAGLKLVTADAAHQMRTPLTALRALTELSFEETDPDRQKEILARVHTNSISASLLANQLLSEATTLHSIQSRRLETLDLRQVTQEAVRRLRAEGSYFDLQQTISFDMPDEPLYMSGEAISLREMIRNIVENALIHAPGPVTISLSQNGATITLGVHDRGAGLATDMKDRVFERFVRANQSKPGSGLGLSIAKMVAEALGGQIKLRDREGGGTSVLVTLPATTPEPRA; translated from the coding sequence ATGGTCAAAGGAGCCGCAAACAGGGAATATTCGATCCAGCGCCGCATTTTGGTGGGCAGTGGATTAACGCTGCTTGCCGTCACCGTTCTGCTCTTCTTTCTTGGTCGCTGGTATGCGCATCGTGCAGCCGATGAAGCATTCGACCGTGTTCTTGGAGCGGCGGCCCTATCGATCGCAGACACGATAACTCTGCAGGATGGTGCGCTCAGCGTCGATCTTCCACACTCGGCCTTTTCCATTCTGGGCACTTCGCGCCTCAATCGCATTTTCTATCGTATCGTAGCACCCGATGGCAGCCTCCTGACCGGTTCGCCTATTCTCGGGCTCGAAATTCCGCATGGCAACAATAGCCGCATTCGCCTCAGCGACAGTGTTTATCGCGGTGAAAAAGTACGAATTGCTGCAGTCGCACGCTATCACAGCGACGCAAGAGGCGGCGGCTGGGTCGATGTTCTGGTGGGTGAAACGCGCGAAGCGCGGAGGCAGCTAACCTTGCAACTAAGCCTCAACACTCTCTTGCCTGCGCTTGGAGTGGCTTTGCTCGCACTGGTCCTTATCTGGCTCGCAATCCGGTTTGCATTCAGACCGCTGCGAACGGTTGAGTTTGATCTGCGCCAGCGCTCCTCATCCGACCTTAACCCGGTTGCCGGTCCTATTCCCAAGGAAGTCAGCGCACTTGTCACAGCGCTCAATGATTTCATGGGGCGGCTGAACGATGTGCTTGCCGGATTAAAGCTGGTCACAGCCGATGCAGCACATCAGATGCGCACGCCACTTACCGCCTTGCGTGCCCTGACCGAACTGTCATTCGAAGAAACTGATCCAGACCGGCAAAAGGAAATCCTTGCCCGTGTCCATACCAACTCCATAAGCGCAAGTCTTCTCGCAAATCAGCTTTTATCTGAGGCGACGACGCTGCACAGTATTCAATCGCGAAGGCTCGAAACGCTCGATCTACGGCAGGTTACACAGGAAGCAGTCCGAAGACTGCGCGCTGAAGGCAGTTATTTCGATCTGCAACAAACCATCAGCTTTGATATGCCCGATGAGCCGCTCTATATGAGTGGCGAAGCCATCAGCCTCAGAGAAATGATCCGCAATATCGTCGAAAACGCACTTATTCATGCGCCCGGCCCTGTTACTATCAGCCTTAGCCAGAATGGAGCTACGATCACCCTTGGTGTTCATGACAGAGGCGCAGGGCTTGCGACCGACATGAAAGACCGTGTCTTCGAACGCTTCGTCCGAGCAAATCAATCAAAGCCCGGTTCCGGCCTTGGTTTGTCGATAGCAAAAATGGTTGCGGAAGCGTTGGGCGGCCAGATTAAACTGCGCGACCGCGAAGGTGGTGGAACAAGCGTGCTGGTGACATTGCCCGCAACGACACCGGAGCCGCGCGCATGA
- the ngg gene encoding N-acetylglutaminylglutamine synthetase, with amino-acid sequence MRKTGEVDMTRQKAKGRKAFSHRLTRLRTPESAGFYQEHAHGHDKTGSGDRKQDVFVDCGWGRLLFAQTFETNEAIVEALRAEAPASRDIVFYVSDPHVLLSLAPHEIFLDPSHTYRIELATYRPGGRRTRGITIRRAVSEVDAEGINAVYAACGMVQLRPDFFSSERDNRAVTYFVAQDDATGEIVGTVTGIDHQRLFDDPDRSASLWCLAVHPQARQPGIGEKLVRKLAEHFQARGLSHIDLSVLHDNENAIRLYEKLRFRRVPLFAIKRKNAINEKFFASHLESFDALNPYARIIIDEAVRRGVQVEVTDADGGFFRLSYGGRSVHCRESLSEMTSGVAMSICDDKAVTRRVVEKAGLTVPEQIAAEANDGALEDFLKHHGKLVVKPARGEQGRGISVGISTMKDLRTAIKQARTVCDRVLLEACFEGEDLRLVIIDYQLVAAAVRRPPRVVGDGKATIRKLIEIQSRRRAAATGGESRIPVDAETKRCLEEQGLSLDSVLEDHREITVRKAANLHTGGTIHDVTATVHRDLVDAACKAARAIGIPVVGIDFMVKQPKNPDYIFVEANERPGLANHEPQPTAARFLDLLFPGSR; translated from the coding sequence ATGCGGAAAACCGGTGAGGTGGATATGACCCGGCAGAAAGCGAAAGGTCGCAAAGCCTTTTCGCACCGTCTAACGCGCTTGCGTACGCCTGAAAGCGCTGGCTTTTATCAGGAACATGCGCATGGCCACGACAAGACGGGAAGCGGAGATCGCAAGCAGGATGTGTTTGTCGATTGTGGCTGGGGTCGGCTGCTCTTCGCGCAGACCTTCGAAACCAATGAGGCCATTGTGGAAGCTTTGCGGGCGGAAGCACCAGCAAGCCGCGATATCGTCTTTTACGTCAGCGATCCTCATGTGCTGCTGTCGCTCGCACCACACGAGATATTTCTCGATCCGTCGCATACGTATCGGATTGAACTTGCTACCTATCGCCCGGGCGGGCGGCGGACACGCGGCATAACCATCCGTCGTGCAGTCTCCGAAGTGGACGCGGAAGGCATCAACGCCGTCTATGCGGCCTGTGGCATGGTTCAACTGCGTCCCGACTTTTTCTCATCGGAGCGAGACAACCGTGCTGTTACCTATTTTGTGGCTCAGGACGATGCTACCGGCGAAATTGTTGGCACTGTGACGGGTATCGATCATCAGCGTCTTTTCGACGATCCTGATCGCAGTGCTTCGCTCTGGTGTCTTGCGGTCCATCCGCAAGCACGACAGCCCGGTATTGGCGAAAAACTGGTGCGTAAACTTGCCGAGCATTTTCAGGCTCGTGGTTTGAGCCATATCGATCTATCGGTTCTGCACGACAATGAGAATGCTATAAGGCTCTATGAAAAGCTGAGGTTTCGCCGTGTTCCGCTCTTCGCGATCAAGCGCAAGAACGCAATAAATGAGAAGTTCTTCGCCTCACATCTGGAATCCTTTGACGCGCTCAATCCCTATGCCCGCATCATTATTGATGAAGCGGTGCGCCGTGGTGTTCAGGTTGAAGTGACCGATGCCGATGGTGGCTTTTTCCGTCTCTCCTATGGCGGACGCTCGGTTCATTGTCGTGAGAGCCTATCTGAAATGACATCTGGTGTCGCAATGTCGATCTGTGACGACAAGGCCGTGACGCGGCGTGTCGTCGAGAAGGCGGGTTTGACAGTGCCGGAGCAGATTGCCGCCGAAGCGAATGACGGTGCGCTGGAAGATTTTCTAAAGCATCACGGCAAGCTGGTGGTGAAACCAGCCCGGGGCGAACAGGGAAGAGGCATTTCCGTCGGGATTTCGACCATGAAAGACCTGCGAACGGCGATCAAACAGGCGCGAACCGTGTGCGACCGTGTGCTGCTGGAGGCGTGTTTTGAAGGCGAGGACCTTCGGCTGGTGATAATAGACTACCAGCTCGTTGCAGCTGCGGTTCGCCGCCCGCCACGGGTGGTCGGCGATGGCAAAGCAACAATCCGCAAGCTTATCGAGATACAATCCCGCAGACGCGCTGCGGCGACAGGCGGAGAAAGCCGTATTCCTGTAGATGCTGAAACGAAAAGATGCCTGGAGGAACAAGGTCTGTCGCTCGATTCTGTTTTGGAGGATCATCGCGAAATTACGGTCCGCAAGGCGGCCAATCTTCATACAGGCGGTACGATCCACGACGTTACAGCTACTGTTCATAGAGACCTTGTTGATGCTGCCTGTAAGGCTGCCCGGGCAATCGGTATTCCCGTTGTCGGGATCGATTTCATGGTCAAGCAACCCAAAAACCCGGATTATATCTTCGTTGAAGCCAATGAGCGTCCGGGGCTTGCTAATCATGAGCCCCAACCGACTGCCGCAAGATTTCTCGATTTGTTGTTTCCTGGATCAAGATAA